The following are encoded in a window of Oncorhynchus mykiss isolate Arlee chromosome 11, USDA_OmykA_1.1, whole genome shotgun sequence genomic DNA:
- the LOC110535463 gene encoding carbohydrate sulfotransferase 2-like, with protein sequence MRGKQYHQQLKLTAPWEKDAGYGRKLKTYRNHTKIIAQPGIVMKVLRRKRIVLFIAYFLLLVLTMLNLANYKWTKEPQQCNHQMRSTTYHGRSDIRFLYRPSLAKKRQLVYVLTTWRSGSSFFGELFNQNPEVFFLYEPMWHIWQKLYPGDAVSLQGAARDMLSSLYRCDLSVFQLYNSPGGKNFTSLGLFGATLNKVVCSYPLCSAYRKEVVGMVDDKVCKKCPPQSLRLLEEECLKYSTIVIKGVRILDVNVLAPLMEDPSLDVKVVHLVRDPRAVANSRIKSRHGLIRENLQVVRSRDPKLRRIPFVDPNHKTNKKDGSDYHSIGAMEVICDRTSRTLRTALNPPSWLKGKYMAVRYEDLVENPVKILRNIYRFANLTTNHDIESFALNMTGGSSSSSKPFIVSSRNATQAASAWRTVLSIQQIKQVEDYCHHSMAVLGYERVRTAGEAKDLSKSLLTVSKL encoded by the coding sequence ATGAGAGGGAAACAATACCACCAACAACTGAAGTTGACAGCGCCTTGGGAGAAGGATGCTGGCTACGGGAGAAAGCTCAAAACGTACAGGAACCATACCAAGATAATAGCCCAGCCCGGCATTGTGATGAAGGTGCTACGCAGAAAGCGGATTGTGTTGTTTATAGCTTATTTCTTGCTGCTGGTGCTGACCATGCTGAACTTGGCCAACTATAAATGGACTAAAGAGCCCCAGCAGTGCAATCACCAGATGAGGAGTACTACCTATCATGGCAGATCAGACATCCGGTTCCTCTACAGACCCTCTCTGGCCAAGAAAAGACAGTTGGTCTATGTTCTGACCACATGGAGGTCTGGGTCCTCCTTTTTCGGGGAGCTGTTTAACCAAAATCCTGAAGTGTTCTTCCTGTATGAACCCATGTGGCACATCTGGCAGAAGCTGTACCCGGGAGATGCAGTGTCTTTGCAGGGGGCAGCCAGGGACATGCTCAGCTCCTTATACCGCTGTGATCTCTCTGTGTTCCAGCTGTACAACAGCCCAGGGGGAAAGAACTTTACTTCCCTAGGACTCTTTGGGGCCACCCTGAATAAGGTGGTGTGCTCCTACCCCCTCTGCTCTGCCTACAGGAAAGAGGTGGTGGGGATGGTGGACGACAAGGTGTGTAAAAAGTGCCCACCTCAAAGCCTTAGACTACTGGAGGAGGAGTGCCTCAAGTACAGCACTATTGTTATTAAAGGGGTGCGTATCCTGGACGTTAACGTTCTAGCCCCCCTCATGGAGGACCCGTCGCTGGACGTGAAGGTAGTTCACCTGGTCAGGGACCCCCGGGCCGTGGCCAACTCCAGGATCAAGTCCCGACATGGGCTGATCCGGGAGAACCTGCAGGTGGTCCGGAGCAGGGACCCCAAGCTCCGCAGGATCCCCTTTGTCGACCCCAACCACAAAACCAACAAGAAGGACGGCTCGGACTACCACTCCATCGGCGCCATGGAGGTGATCTGTGACCGCACCTCCCGGACCCTGAGGACGGCCTTAAACCCTCCCAGTTGGCTCAAAGGGAAGTACATGGCCGTGCGTTATGAGGACCTGGTGGAGAACCCTGTGAAGATCCTGAGGAACATCTACCGCTTCGCCAACCTCACCACCAACCATGACATTGAGTCGTTTGCTCTGAACATGACGGGTGGGTCTAGTTCGTCCTCCAAGCCGTTCATAGTGTCCTCCAGGAACGCCACTCAGGCTGCCAGCGCATGGAGAACAGTGCTCAGCATCCAGCAGATCAAACAGGTGGAGGACTACTGTCATCACTCCATGGCTGTCCTGGGCTACGAGAGAGTCAGGACGGCCGGGGAGGCCAAGGACCTCAGTAAGTCTTTACTGACGGTCTCCAAACTGTGa